tgttttgaaatctgtttattattcacCTTAGATTATGTAAAGCATCCACCATGCAAGTCCCTGTGTATGAGCAaatactatctcatctcatctcatctcattatctctagccgctttatcctgttctacagggtcgcaggcaagctggagcctatcccagctgactacgggcgaaaggcggggtacaccctggacaagtcgccaggtcatcacagggctgacacatagacacagacaaccattcacactcacattcacacctacggtcaatttagagtcaccagttaacctaacctgcatgtctttggactgtgggggaaaccggagcacccggaggaaacccacgcggacacggggagaacatgcaaactccacacagaaaggccctcgccggccacggggctcgaacccggaccttcttgctgtgaggcgacagcgctaaccactacaccaccgtgccgcccagcaaatACTATAAAAACAATAATGTACAGTGTTAGAATAAGCACATTCATATTATcattggcgggcggcacggtggtgtagtggttagcactgtcgcctcacagcaagaaggtcctgggttcgagtcccggggccggcgagggcctttctgtgtggagtttgcatgttctccccgtgtccgcgtgggtttcctctgggtgctccggtttcccccacagtccaaagacatgcaggttaggttaactggtgactctaaattgaccgtaggtgtgagtgtgaatggttgtctgtgtctatgtgtcagccctgtgatgacctggagacttgtccagggtgtaccccgcctttcgcccatagtcagctgggataggctccagcttgcctgcgaccctgtagaaggataaagcggctcgagataatgagatgagatgagatattatcatTGGCTCTTGTGACTTTGTAGACGGTCTTAGCAGCTGCTTGCGGATGCACAACAAGCACGTTCATGACTGATTCTGCTGATGTTGGAGAGGCATGGACGATTGCATTTGTGGCAAGGGAAGATCGGTCCATCGGGTGTGGAGGATGATAATGCTCTGTCTTTTCTGCGCTGTCGCATTGCCTCGTGGTCACTGCACTGCTGTCTCTCGTATGCTGAGGCTCCCTTGTGAATTGCTGCCCTCCATCGGCTTCTGTCGGTGGCTATTTTCTCCCAAGTGTCGGGGTTTATCTGAAGGTTCTTCATGGTATCTTTGCAGACATCCTTGAAACGGAGTTTGGGACGTCCTCAATGTCGTTCGCCTCCAGCCAGAGcaccaaacaggagctgcttgggGATGCGGGAGTCCTCCATCCGCCTGATATGACCCAGCCACCTCATCCGCCTTTTGCTCAAGATGGTTGCAATGGACGACTGGTGAGACATCTTGAGCACTTGGGTGTTAGGCACTCGGTCCTGCCACTTGATGCCAAGGATTTTCCTGAGACAGCAAAGATGAAAGGCTTATTGGCTCTTGCGTGCCGTCAGGTGTGCCTTGATGGAGAACAACAGTTTTCTTCACACTCACAACCAGGGAGAAGGCCTTGCAGGTCTTGTTCAGGCTGTTGATCATCTCCTGAAGGTTGGTGGGGGTGTGAGCAACAAGTGcagcatcatctgcaaacagcagGTCACACAGCATTGTCTGTCGGATTTTGGTTTTGGCTTTGAGACGGGCGAGGTTGAACAAAGAGTCATCAATCCTCCAGTGTAGGAGTACATCCCCTTCAGAGTTCTGGAATGCTGTTTCTAGCAGTATGGCAAAGTAGATACCGAAGAGGGTAAGAGCCAGTACACACCCCTGTTTGACCCCGCTTCTAATTTCAAAGGCCTCTGATCTTACTCCGTCAAACTGGATTGTGGCTTTCATTCCATCGTGGAAGGAGGATATGAGCTTCAGTAGGGTTGGTGGGCATCCAGAAGCTCTGAGAACTGTATACAATCCAGATCTGCTGACCATGTCGAACGCCTTGGTTAGGTCGACAAAGGCAATGTGGAGGGGCTTCTGTTGTTCTCGGCACTTCTCTTGCAGTTGTCTGAGGGAGAAGATCATATCAGTTGTAACGCGCTTTGAGCGGAAACCACACTGGCTCTCGGGTAGCACTCTCTCAGCTAGTCACTGTAGTCTTGTAAGGATGACATGAGCAAAGGCCTTTCCTGCAATGCTGAGCAAGGAGATGCCATGGTAGTTGTTACAGTCCCCTTTATCACCCTTCTGTTTGTAGAGAGTAATGATGTTGGCGTCTTTCATGCTAGATGGTACTGTTCCTTCCTGCTAACAGAGAGTCAGGAGTTGATGTAGGTGTGGTAGGAGGGATGCTTTGTTCAGCTTTAGCAGTTCTGCAGGGATGGCATCTGTTCCGGGTGCCTTGCCGCCGGAGAGCTGGTCGATTGCTTTGCTCAGTTCCTCCATGGTTGGGACCGTGTTGAGTTCAGTCATCACAGAGAGAGTGATCAGCGGAGTTTGGTCTTCCGGATGGCATTCCACTGAGTAGAGGTCCGAGTAGTGCTCAACCCAGCACTCTAGCTGCTCCTTCTTATCGACTATGAGCTCACCAATTTTGGACTTGATGGGGGCCACCTTGGTCTTGCTTGGGCCCACTGCAGTTTTGATTTTGTCAAACATCGTCTTTGAGTCACCTCTATCTTTAGCATTCTGGATATCGAGCAGAGCTTGGTCCAATACTCGTTTGCGCATCTTCTGGATTCTCTTCGAAGATTACTTTTGGCATTTTTTAGTCGATCTGAGTGTGACTAGGTGGGTGTGGAGTTGTAGAATAACAGTGCTTTCCTTTTCTCTTCCAGGAGAGGGAGCAGAACCTCAGCATACTCTTCCATCCAGTCTTCACGCATCTTCTGCTTTCTCCCAAAACCAACCATTGCTGATTCAAGCATGGCAGAGCTCAGGGTTTTCCATTTCTGGTTGATGGACTGCGCTGTGCTGGTGTTgggtccttggtcttcaaggtagtCAGTGAGCTTAGCTGTGAATTCACTTCATCTGGCAGGGTCGCACATGTTGACAGTGTTTAGCCTTGGGATGATGGGCTGCTTAGCAGAATGGGACTTCTTCTTTGCCAGCTTGGTTTTGGAGAGAACTAAGGCATGATCTGTGTTGCAATCTGCACTGTGGTATGATCTGGTACTGTAGACTTCACTGTGTTCAGGATTGCTCCTCCTAGCAGTGGAGCTGCTATGTCCACACTGAGTCTGTCTAGTTCAAGGTTGATGATTGCTGTTTTCCTGGCACTAAGGTCTTCTTCATCAGTTCCAGTGCAGAGAGTTCAGACATTCCATGTTCTGAGATGTAGTTGAGTGAAGTGTTTCTTACTGGGTCCTTGGATACATCTGCCATTCAACTTTTGGTCTATCCTCTTGCACCCAGAGAGGCAGGCAGTTGTGACAGATCGGTACTTTATTGGCCGAGGGCTGCTCAGCTTGGGTGGGTGGTAACTGATCAGTGGAGCGCAATGACTCCTCCCACCATTGAAGAAGGCCCCTGGTGTCAACTCTTACATCAATTCGAGGGGGCTTAGAATTGGTAGACTGCCTTCTTCCATGTTGATCCCTCATGATGCATTCACCATGAGCGTGAAGTGTCCTCTTCACCCACCAACTTGCTGCTATGCCTGGGCAATGGGTATGGAGAAAGTGTTGTGCCCAAGTTCCACTTTCCCCCTCTCGGTCATGTTGAATGTTTCCAAGGAAAGACAAGGTCGATATGTTTGGAGTTTCAGCAGGACTGCAGGGGATGCCAGTCATGAGCATTGCATGCATGGTGACTGCCTAACGGGTCCCTCCCTCTGGATTTTTCATTCGGGGTTCACTACCCTAGCCTTTGCCTAAAGAGACATGACCTACAAGGCAGCAGATGGGTTTGATTTCGGAGTCGCCTTCTCCTAGCCTTTGCCTCTGATAGCATACCTTACAAGGCAGCAGGGGGTATTATCATTACAAGCCTTCTAACCAATGAGATTTGAGAATTtagcagcactgtggtgtaattGCATATTTCATATTCACTAAAACCATGATAATTTGCATACAAAACGTATCACATGAGGAAGGAAGATTTTCTGAAGATACTCAAATAGAGTATATGATTATACAGTATCTATATCTTCAGTataagtcaaaagtttggacacacctaatcattattttgatgattttctacattgtagaacaaaactgaagacatcaaaactatgaaataacacctggaacgtatatggaattatgtggtaaacaaaagtatttaaaaaagcaaaatgtttgatattttagatttttcagcaTATCCAGAGcttcccttgatgacactttgtacactattgccattttcttaaccagcttcatgaggtagtcacctggaatgcttttcaattaacaggtgtgcctcatcaaaagttaattagtggatgagtttcttgccttcttaatgcatttgagatcaaacagtaaacagtaaataataaaaatacagtaaacagccctattcaacacaactgtaataatccattcagtaattatgtcaagaactgctcaactaagtaatgagaatcaacatccatcattactttaagacatgaagtgaattttaatgaataaaaaaaagaaaaagaaaaaccacagaattagaaggtgtgtccaaatttttgactggcactgtacactctccagccactttaataggaacttgttcttgattctaagatccctgttcttggctgcaggagtggaacccaatgtgttcttctgctgttgcatgctgagatgcttttctgctcacgactgtaaagcagaaaagcatctgttTCTGTTtacgattgtaaagagtgattatatgagttactatatccttcctggcagctcgaaccaatctggccgttttcctctgagctctcttatcaacaaggtgtttgtttccacccacagaactgtcactcactctgtggtttttttttgcaccattctgtgtaaactctagagactgctgtgtgtgaaaaccccaggagatcagcagtttctgaaatactcaaaccagtccatctggctcaaaccaatacccataccccagtgaaagaaagtcacactttgagatcacaatttttcccgttctgatgtttgaagtaaacattaactgaagctcttgatttgtatctgcatgatttgatgcattgtgctactggcaagggatcagctgattagagaactgcatcaaacagcaggtggatgggtgttcttaataaagtggcagGTGAGTGTATATAAAAAAACAAGTCTTTGGCAATGGCACCAGAAAATATTCACTCATTTACAAAGTAGTCAAACCAAGTTTTTATCTCTTTGCCAAACTCTACAATTTTAAAAAGTAAAGCAACATTCTTTTGATATGAAAAATAGTATTTAAACAGATCACACCGCACTCACGATAAAAAGGTGCCAAACAAAACCAAAAGACTGTtgaaacaagaaaaaatgtctgcacacttagatcctttagttcatttaattgccaagctttcgggtcagagaccttcctcagggcacaaacagatggagcatacaacaaactaatcaattaagattcattaaggtgctcagtcacacctgcacagatgagttgtagtccaagtgtgggagttgtagtttttctgttcttcctagtttcatatttcctctacccaaggtagctggcattaaattgaccccaaatgcaccaataaaattacccaccacaaaaacatacatctttttacatacaaacttgagtacatacacacatataagcAAATGTAAGTtcaagataactgcataaacatcAGCAAAAACTTCATAAACTGCAGTTTCAAGACTTAACAAATAGTATACCTCCAATCATAACATAACACTCATGTCAAAgtctacatttaaccctttgggttGTAGGGCATCTAATGTATGGATCCAAAACAATTCCCTTTGACATAGCACTTTATCAATGTTCCCACCCCTTAACAATTTAACTTGCTCAATTCCCTGAAACCGTAGGGAAGAAACAGGGTGGGCACACTCTACAAAGTGACAAGCCACAGGGTAATTAAGATCAGCCCGTCTAATCGAACTCTTATGTTCGCTGATCCTTTGTTTTAAGCTACGTGTAGTTTTTCCCACATAGACCTTATCACAGGGACAtcttaacaaataaacaacattcTTTGTATTGCATGTAATAAAACCCTTCACATTATAACTTTTACCAGACCTGGGGTGTTTAAAAGTATGAGTCTTATGTGTACTGTTACATTGGGCACAGTTGCCACAGGGGTAGTTACCATCCCTCAGGGGTGCTAAGAGTGTTTGAGCAGGAGCAGATCTTATACATGCTTTAACAAGCTTATTCCTGAGGTTGGGACCCCGTCTGAAGACAAACAACGGGGGATCCTTAAATTTACCCTGGAGTGAAGGATCGTCACATATTAAATGCCAATATTTCATGACTGTGTTTTTAATTATGTAGGATTTAGGAGTaaaagtagtaatgcaagaaactGAAaactttttatcttttttaacacTAGACAACAGTTTGGCTTTACTTCTGAAAGTGATTTCCCGAGTGACTCCGACTCCTACCATAGTTCCCATCATTCCCAAACACGTCAGCCTTCAAAAAACGATCAAAGGGACAATGGAAAGAAGCCGCAAGGAAACAGAAGGGGACGAGGAGGACGAGGAGGGGACAGAGGAAACAGAGGAGCAATGGGGACAGTGACACGCCAACAGGCCAGAGTCCGGTTGTGAACCTGTCTGACAAGGTACTCACCCCACAACATTTGTCAGCCCTGAGTAAGGGGTTGAGCTTTGTTCCCACCAACCATACAAACTCTTTTGAAATTAAGACTGACATGTTTCACTTTTTCAGGAGAATTAAATTAAGATATATGTTTGGGACTGGAAATGAAAATCAAAGTGTAAATAAAGCTAAGTTCAAGCCTAAAAgtacctttgtgccccatgtaaACCACCCCTCGATTAATACATTCTGTAGGGTTGTTGAACAGGAGATTCTTGAGAAGTTACAGAATGCACCTTACTCACATCAGCAAAATTTGAGTCAAGATGAACGACATGCCATTCAGGAGCTTGCAAAAGCCCCTGAAATTATAATAAAACCAGTCGATAAAGGTGGGGCTATAGTCATCCAGAACAGCACTGACTATATAACTGAGGCATATCGTCAACTGAATGATGAAACATTCTATAGGAAGCTTGAGACTGATCCCACTATGGACTTTAAAAACATAATTGTTGAGCTGACTACTCAAGCATTGGAACAACACTGGATAACCAAAGATGAATTTAATTATCTAAATAAACAACATCCGGTCACCCCAGCATTTTATATGCTCCCTAAAATTCATAAAAGCCTAATTAAACCTAAGGGCAGACCCATAGTTGCCAGTATTGAGTCCCTACTTGAGCCATTATCGAACTTTGTGGATTATTTCATCAAACCCTTTGTACAAAAGCTACCTGCTTATGTACAAGATTCTACTGATGTTATAAATAAAATATCTGAACTTCAAGATCTCCCTACTGATACCATCCTTGCCACCTTTGATGTAGAAAGTCTCTACACAAATATTTCTCACGAACGAGGTATTATAGCACTTGAATATTATCTGCAGAACCGCTCGGAGGATAAGAACCCCCCAAATACCTTCATCTGTGATCTGGCATCATCTATCCTCAGACTAAATTTCTTTTCCTTCCACCAAGGAGAGTATTACCTCCAAGTTAAAGGCACAAGTATGGGGAGTAACTTTGCCCCCAGCTATGCAAATTTGTATGTGGGATTTTTTGAACAACAGTTTATTTTTAATGAGGACAGAAATCCGTTTTATAGTAACATCATCAGATATTTTAGATATTTAGATGATGTTCTttgtgtttttaaagggtctcaaAATGAGCTGAATGAATTTATCACACACTTGAACAAAATGAGCCCTGACCTGAAATTCACTGTGGAGTTTgactctagggcggcacggtggtgtagtggttagcgctgtcgcctcacagcaagaaggtcctgggttcgagccccggggccggcgagggcctttctgtgtggagtttgcatgttctccccgtgtccgcgtgggtttcctccgggtgctccggtttcccccacagtccaaagacatgcaggttaggttaactggtgactctaaattgaccgtaggtgtgaatgtgagtgtgactggttgtctgtgtctatgtgtcagccctgtgatgacctggcgacttgtccagggtgtaccccgcctttcgcccatagtcagctgggataggctccagcttgcctgcgaccctgtagaaggataaagcggctagagataatgtgatgtgatgtgatgtgagttTGACTCTAAACGTGTGCATTTCTTAGATATGTGGATCAGACTAGAAGATGGGAAACTGACCACAACCCTCTACCGTAAGGAAACGGACCGCAACTCTTTTTTGTTGGCAAGCAGCTCACATCCTAGTGCCCTAAAAAACGGACTGCCCAAGAGTCAGTTCTACAGACTCAGAAGGATCTGTCACTCCACTGAAGAATATGAGGAGAATGCATTAGAAATGAAACAAAGATTTTTGGCTAGGGGTTATCCCATGAAGACTGTTGAGGAGGCATATAATATTGCCCTGTCCACACCACGGTTACATCTtctgaaaaaaagtgttaaaaaagataaaaagttTTCagtttcttgcattactacttttACTCCTAAATCCTACATAATTAAAAACACAGTCATGAAATATTGGCATTTAATATGTGACGATCCTTCACTCCAGGGTAAATTTAAGGATCCCCCGTTGTTTGTCTTCAGACGGGGTCCCAACCTCAGGAATAAGCTTGTTAAAGCATGTATAAGATCTGCTCCTGCTCAAACACTCTTAGCACCCCTGAGGGATGGTAACTACCCCTGTGGCAACTGTGCCCAATGTAACAGTACACATAAGACTCATACTTTTAAACACCCCAGGTCTGGTAAAAGTTATAATGTGAAGGGTTTTATTACATGCAATACAAAgaatgttgtttatttgttaagaTGTCCCTGTGATAAGGTCTATATGGGAAAAACTACACGTAGCTTAAAACAAAGGATCAGCGAACATAAGAGTTCGATTAGACGGGCTGATCTTAATTACCCTGTGGCTTGTCACTTTGTAGAGTGTGCCCACCCTGTTTCTTCCCTACGGTTTCAGGGAATTGAGCAAGTTAAATTGTTAAGGGGTGGGAACATTGATAAAGTGCTATGTCAAAGGGAATTGTTTTGGATCCATACATTAGATGCCCTACaacccaaagggttaaatgtagacTTTGACATGAGTGTTATGTTATGATTGGAGGTATACTATTTGTTAAGTCTTGAAACTGCAGTTTATGAAGTTTTTGCTgatgtttatgcagttatcttgaACTTACATTTgcttatatgtgtgtatgtactcaagtttgtatgtaaaaagatgtatgtttttgtggtgggtaattttattggtgcatttggggtcaatttaatgccagctaccttgggtagaggaaatatgaaactaggaagaacagaaaaactacaactcccacacttggactacaactcatctgtgcaggtgtgactgagcaccttaatgaatcttaattgattagtttgttgtatgctccatctgtttgtgccctgaggaaggtctctgactgaaagcttggcaattaaatgaactaaaggatctaagtgtgcagacattttttcttgtttcaacgatatgaaaaataatgaaatgaaaagttACCAAGGGCAATAAAAATAATACACCTAAACCAAATCAATATCTGTTGTGACCAAtctttacctctgccaaggagcttatgtttttggtagcgttggtttgtttgttggtttgtctgttagcaacattacggaaaaagtaatgaacggattgctctgaaattttttccagaggtgtgactgggcacaagtaacaatccattaaattttggctgtgatccggatcaccttctggatcccggattttttttaaaggattaattttttccccattgaaatgaatgggcgcgcgacacaaaaaacagatttttccttctgtaggtcAAACCGTAAGGTGTGAAGTCATGAcgcttggtacactgatagaggagtggaccctgattgatttcatcaagtttcatgttggtacgtctcacgttctagcaccaccaactgatcacagtcttacatgcgttcatgcacgtaacttttgatccatatgtccgattttcataagtctggtgccgttggaatccttggagctagacgcttccaacgcaccctatgacgtcattctccgcctaattacattttccgccattttgaattttgtccaaagtgaaggtagagagACCTTGGCCGCacgttttgtccgatcatcacgaaacttggcacacatgatctccagtccatgcctaatgaatgatatttGTTTCGCTCTCATATGTCGAagcgttcgcccgtggcagccaatcaaaatcgatggcgatgccaccaaacaggaagtgagctcatatcacggaaatgctttgac
This Neoarius graeffei isolate fNeoGra1 chromosome 3, fNeoGra1.pri, whole genome shotgun sequence DNA region includes the following protein-coding sequences:
- the LOC132882855 gene encoding uncharacterized protein LOC132882855, whose protein sequence is MWIRLEDGKLTTTLYRKETDRNSFLLASSSHPSALKNGLPKSQFYRLRRICHSTEEYEENALEMKQRFLARGYPMKTVEEAYNIALSTPRLHLLKKSVKKDKKFSVSCITTFTPKSYIIKNTVMKYWHLICDDPSLQGKFKDPPLFVFRRGPNLRNKLVKACIRSAPAQTLLAPLRDGNYPCGNCAQCNSTHKTHTFKHPRSGKSYNVKGFITCNTKNVVYLLRCPCDKVYMGKTTRSLKQRISEHKSSIRRADLNYPVACHFVECAHPVSSLRFQGIEQVKLLRGGNIDKVLCQRELFWIHTLDALQPKGLNVDFDMSVML